GTCTTTTAAAGAGTCGTCAAAACTCAGATAAAACGCATCATCCTGTTTGAAAACAGTGATAAGAGCAAGAACTTTCCCCTGTGGTTCACAGTAGGCGGTGAGCTGGCCTTTTTCATCTGTAACGTCTTTCAAGTCGTTGGAAAACTGACCTTGAAGGAAAGTGAAAGCTTCTTCCCCAGTAACTTTAATTAAAGCTTGGTAAGAAAGGTCGCTTAAAACTGGACCGTGTTTTATCAGAAAATGCTCTAGTTCAGGGTTGCCGAAATGCTCAATAACCCCGGATTCGTTAAAACTCGCGCCTTGTTCTTGTAAAAAACTTTTCCATTCGCTATTCATTGTTAGTTTAACCCCGTTTTTTTAGGTGCTCTATTATATACTATTGAACTATGGAAGCTTAATCGGTAATATCATTTGAAAATGATTAAGCCTGACGCTAAACGTCAGTTTGGAGATAAATTGTGTCTGAATCAAAAAAAGATTTTCTAACATTTAAGTTAAGTAAAGAAGATTACGCGGTTGAGATCAACCGAGTTCAAGAAATTCGTGGTTGGCAAGAGCCAAGTCCATTGCCGAATGTACCCGCTTTTGTGAAGGGGGTTATTGACCTCCGTGGAGAAGTGGTTCCGATTCTTGACTTGAGAGAAAGATTTCACTTGAAGGTGTCTTATAACGCAACCACTGTAGTGATTGTTGTGAATGTCACCACCAAAAATGGTGAAAGAGTGGTCGGCTTTGTGGTCGATGCCGTGTCTGATGTGCATCAGTTTGACTTGAATAAAGTACAACCAGCGCCTGATGTTGCCGCAATCGATAACCAGTTCATGATGGGGTTGACGACGATTATTGAAAAAAATCATGCGAGCAATTCAATGGGTTCTAATCAGTCAGAAGACAATGCGGCAGATAAAAAACGCATGGTGATTTTGATTGATATTGATAAGCTGGCTTCTGATGGGATGCTGGAACAAATCAGTAACAATGTGGATAACCTACCGTTGCAAAACGGCTAATAGTGTTATTCACCCAGGGTGGCGCTAGTGTAGCGTTCGCCCGATATAACTTTCATTACTTCTTTTTCGTCTCTGCAGAGGTTTTAGGCAGTTTCTTTTTCGGTTTTAGGAAAGTGGGTTTTGCCTTGGGTTTTGTCTTAGGGTAATCAAGATTGTAGTGTAGCCCGCGGCTTTCTTTGCGCTTGATTGCGCTTCTTACCATCAGCTCTGCCACTTCTGTCAGGTTTCTAAGCTCCAATAAGTCACTCGTTAAAGTATGCGCGTAGAAGTATTCACGTACTTCTTGTTTCAGAATACGTATGCGTTTTAGTGCGCGGTTAAGACGCTTGTTGGTACGCACAATGCCGACATAATCCCACATCAATCTTCTCAACTCATCCCAGTCATGACTGATAAGCACTTTTTCTTTTGCTTGGGTAACGAAGCTGGTATCCCAGTTCTTAACGCAAAAGAAGGTTTCAGAAGAAACGGGTTCGAAGTGAACCTCTATCCATTCATAAGCAGTTTCGGCAAATACCAAGCCTTCCACTAGTGAGTTACTTGCAAGCCTATTGGCACCATGAAGTCCGGTATAAGCCGTTTCACCAATTGCAAACAGTCTTTTTAAGTCAGTTTTACCATTCAGGTCAGTTTTGATGCCGCCGCAAGTGTAATGCGCTGCGGGAACCACAGGAATAGGTTCTTTGGTGATATCAATCCCAACTTTCAAGCAGCGTGCATAAATAGTAGGGAAGTGATGGATGATGAAATCCGCTGGACGATGCGAAATGTCCAGATAAACGCAATCGATACCATGACGTTTCATCTCTTGGTCAATGGCGCGTGCCACAATATCACGCGGTGCTAGGTCTGCTCTTGGGTCATATTCAGACATGAATGCGTGACCATTTGGTAGCTTAAGGATGCCGCCTTCGCCACGAACGGCTTCGGAAATCAAAAAAGACCTGTCTTGTGGATGGTATAAGCATGTCGGGTGGAATTGGTTAAACTCCATATTGGCAATGGTACATCCGGCACGCCATGCCATGGCAATGCCATCACCTGTGGATGTGTCTGGATTGCTGGTATATAGATATGTTTTACTGGCACCGCCTGTAGCCAAGACAGTATAGTGCGCAAGAACCGCCTCGACCTTATTGGTATTTTTATCAAGTACATAGCTTCCCAAGCATTCTGATCGATCGCTATTCAGGATCAAGTCGACCGTCATGTGTTCAGGCAAGAGTGTAATATTCGGGTTTTCTGACACTCTTTCTATAAGCGTTTCAGCAACACTTTTGCCGGTGTGATCGGCAGCGTGGATAACGCGTCTATGACTATGCCCACCTTCTTGAGTGAGATGATAGTCATCTGAAGTCGTGTCCTTACTAAACGGAACACCAAGTTCAATCAGCTCATAAATGGCGGGTGTGCCTTTGGTGGTCACTAGGCGAACAGCATCTTCCTCGCATAAGCCCGCGCCAGCTTCCAGTGTGTCTTTGATATGAGATTCGACGGAGTCAAAAGGGTCGAGTACCGCGGCAATACCTCCTTGCGCGTGTTGTGTGCTGCCTTCTTGTAAGGCGGCTTTGGCGACAACGGTCACGCGATAGTGACGTGCAAGTTTCAGAGCGATCGACAAACCGGCAATGCCGCTGCCGATGACTAAAATATCCGTTTGTTGCTTAAAAGCGCTTGTCAAAAGAGGTATCCTATTAATTTGTTATTTTGACTGACACAATAGTATTAAATCTATTTTGGCGTCATCTGTATTGTTCTATTATAACGCTGTCATAGAGCTGGTTTATTGGGAAGTTGTTATGAAAAATCAAAATCAAATCATTCAGCCTTTTTCTTTTGATGCTGAATCGGCTGTATATGCTTCTCAGGGCAAGCTAGTGGCAGTGGGCACTGTTGTGGATGAGAAGGAAGGGAAGGTTTGGGTTGTGACTGAAAGCAACACAGGGTGTAGTGGTTGCTCGGCAGAATCCGGGTGTGGCACATCGGCGTTGGCAAAATTGTTTTCGCCCAATAATAAAGCTCCGCTGATGCTGGATAACGACCTTGGTGCCGGGGTTGGAGACCGTATTCTACTCTCAATAGTGGAGTCAGACTTATTTAAACATTCTATGGTGGCTTATGGCGTACCATTACTTTCAATGATTGTACTTGCCTGGATAGGCTTGGCGACGACTCAGGAAGATGTGTTTTCGATTTTGGGTGGCGTTGTTGGGCTTGGTTTAGGTTGGTGGTTTGCTAAGTGCTATTATCGACCACATTTACCTAAGTTGGAAAAGATCATTCAGGCGCAGTAAGAGATTTCATTTGGAAATTTCTAATAGGAATAAATAAAACCAAAGGGAGAAAACATGTTTGTTAATAAACATAAGTTCTTGTCTGCTAAGTATTTCTCAGCCATGTGGCTAGCAGTTTTGTTAAGTGTGTCAGCAGTAGCCTCTGCAAAAATGCCAATGGTGTCCTTGCCGGATTTTTCGGTTTTGGCTCAGCAAAATAGCCCAGTTGTGGTCAATATTAGTACGACGAAACATGTCTCAACCGTTCCTCAGCAATTCCAAGGGTTGCCTGATGAGATGTTGCGTCGCTTTTTCGGTATTCCAGAAGGACAGCAGCCTGGTACGCAAGAGAGACAAGTGACTTCCTTGGGGTCTGGGTTTATTATCAGTTCTGACGGCTACATTTTGACCAATAACCATGTGGTTGATGGTGCGGATGACGTTGTGGTGAAACTCAGTGATAGAAAAGAGTTGAAAGCAAAAATCATCGGTCAAGATAAGCGTACTGATGTCGCAGTTTTAAAAGTGGATGCAACAGGATTACCAGTAGCGAAGATCGGTTCTTCAAAAGATTTGAAAGTCGGTCAGTGGGTGTTGGCAATCGGTGAACCATTTGGGCTTGATTACACGGTAACGCACGGTATTGTCTCTGCAATTGGTCGTGCTTTGCCGGACGATACTTATGTGCCTTTCATTCAAACGGATGTTCCAATTAACCCAGGTAACTCTGGTGGTCCATTGTTTAACATGAAAGGTGAAGTTGTCGGTATCAACTCACAAATTTACAGTAATAGTGGCGGTTCAATGGGATTGTCTTTCTCGATTCCAATCGATATCGCGATGTCCGTTGCTGAACAGTTAAAAGAAAAAGGTCATGTGACGCGAGGTTTCTTAGGGGTCAGTGTTCAGGATGTATCTGGTGATTTGGCTAAATCCTTCGGATTAACTATTCCGAAAGGCGCATTGGTTGCGGAAGCTGTCAAAGGAACGCCAGCTGAGAAGGCAGGCATTCAGGCAGGAGACATTATTCTTGCATTCAATGGGCAGCCTATTGATAAATCGGCAGACTTGCCGCCAATCGTTGGAGCAACACCCATCGGTAAAAAGGTAAAGGTTAAAATCTTGAGAGCTGGTGACATCAAGTATGTAACCGTTGTATTGAAACCATTGGATAAATTCGGTGGTAATGCAGGCGGTGATAATGCTGTTCATATTGCGGCATTGGGTGTTCGCGTTGAAATGGTTGATCCTAAAGTGCTACATAAACTGAATTTGCCATTTGGTGTGCGTCTTGTGCATGTCGATAATGATGGTCCAGCGGATAAAGCTGGGTTAATGAAAGGAGATATTCTGGTGACAGTTAATTTCCATTCTGTAGAGTCGGTCAATGCGCTGGAGAAAATTACCAAAGACGTACCAAAAGACAGAGCAGTTCCGGTAAGAGTGGTTAGAGGTAATCGATCTATTTTCTTACCGGTACAGTTTGGTAAGTAAAGCTTGCTCAAACCATTTTAAAGAGTGAGTTTGGAGTCAAATTAGCGTAAAATACGGCGATTATTGGATTATGCTCGTATCTATGCTGGTTTGAAATGCATCACGCTGAGGTTTCTCAGTAGTGTGAAATAAAGGAAGGGTGCAAGTTCCGTTGGAATAGGCGCCCTTTTTTATTATTTTTTTAGGCAAAAAATCAGTGATAAAAGAGGCGAGACGAAAACAGATTGAAGGTTGTCGAGGCTTAAATGTCAGTAAATATTGACCATATTAGAAATTTCTCCATTATTGCGCATATCGATCATGGTAAATCCACCATAGCGGATCGCTTTATTCATATGTGTGGTGGGCTGACTGATCGTGAGATGGCAGCACAGGTTTTGGATTCAATGGATATTGAACGTGAACGTGGCATCACTATCAAAGCGCAGAGCGTGACGTTGCATTACAAGGCGGAAAATGGTCAAACTTATCAATTGAATTTCATTGATACTCCTGGTCATGTCGACTTTTCGTATGAAGTTTCACGTTCTTTAGCAGCATGTGAAGGTGCATTGCTGGTGGTAGATGCTTCTCAAGGAGTTGAGGCGCAGACAGTGGCTAACTGTTATACCGCCATTGAACAAGGGTTGGAAGTCTTGCCGGTCTTGAATAAGATTGATCTGCCTGCAGCAGAGCCTGAGCGTGTAGTTGACGAGATTGAAGAGATTATCGGTATTGAAGCGCATGATGCGGTTCAGGCAAGTGCAAAGTCCGGTATCGGTATCAAAGAGACACTGGAACAGATTGTTCAGAAAGTTCCAGCGCCTACCGGAAATGTTGATGCGCCTTTGAAAGCTTTGATTATCGATTCATGGTTCGACAATTATCTAGGTGTAGTTTCATTGGTTCGCGTTGTGGATGGACGAATCGGCAAGAAAATGAAGATGAAGATTTGTTCAACCAAAGAAGAGTATATGGTTGATCAGGTAGGTATCTTTACCCCGAAACATACACCGACAGACTTTTTGTCTGCGGGTGAGGTAGGGTTTGTGATTGCCGGGATTAAAGACATTGATGGTGCGCCAGTTGGCGATACCATTACGCTCGCGGGCAACGATGTTGCGCCGTTACCGGGTTTTAAACCTGTACAGCCACGCGTTTTTGCCGGTTTGTTTCCAATTAGTTCCGAAGACTATGAAGACTTGCGTGAAGCGCTCAGAAAGCTCCGTTTGAATGATGCGGCGCTGCATTTTGAACCAGAGTCTTCCGATGCATTGGGGTTTGGATTCCGTTGTGGTTTCTTGGGTATGCTGCATATGGAAATCATTCAGGAGCGTTTGGAGCGTGAGTATGACCTTGATTTGATTACCACAGCACCCACGGTAGTCTATGAAGTGTTGACCAAGTCGGGTGACATTATTAAAGTTGACAACCCGTCAAGTCTGCCAGAAGTCTCCAGTATCGACGAGATTCGTGAGCCAATTATCCAAGCAAATATTCTGGTGCCTAATGAATATGTAGGTGCGGTTATGAAGCTGTGTTTGGAAAAACGTGGTATTCAAAAGAATATGCAGTATGCCGGAAATCAGGTATCACTCACTTATGAAATGCCGCTAAATGAAGTGGTATTGGATTTCTTTGACCGCTTGAAGTCCACTAGCCGAGGCTATGCGTCGATGGATTATGAGTTCAAACGTTTCCAAGCCGATGATTTGGTCAAGTTGGAATTTATGATCAATGGTGAGGGAGTGGATGCGCTTGCTATTATCGTCCACCGTTCAACGGCTGTGCAACGTGGGAAAGTGTTGATTGAGAAGCTTAAAGACATTATTCCTCGTCAAATGTTTGATGTTGCCATTCAGGCCGCTATTGGTGCTAAAATCATCGGCAGAACAAATGTTAAGGCGCTGAGAAAGAACGTAACCGCCAAGTGTTATGGTGGTGATGTATCACGTAAGAAGAAATTGCTACAGAAGCAAAAAGAAGGGAAAAAACGCATGAAAGCCATTGGTAGTGTCGAATTGCCGCAGGAAGCGTTTTTAGCTGTATTGAATACTTCGGAAGATTAAGGACAGAATAGATGAGTTTTGAACTGATACTGGTCATCGCAACGGCTATAACGGGGGCGATTGCCTATGTCGATAAGTTGGTTTGGAAACCAAAACGTGATCGTTCGGTCACTACCGAAAGTGAACCATTAATTGTTGAATACTCTCGTTCTTTATTTCCTGTCTTTTTAGTGGTTTTGGTTTTACGTTCTTTTGTCGTAGAGCCTTTCAGAATTCCATCCGGTTCGATGTATCCGACGTTGGAAATCGGTGATTTTATCGTTGTGAACAAGTTTGCCTATGGGCTAAAGTTGCCAGTCACGCAAACTAAAATTGTACCGATTGGTGAGCCGAAACGTGGTGACGTGGTTGTTTTTAAATATCCAAAAGACCCTGATGTCGATTACATCAAACGTGTGATTGGTCTACCGGGTGACAAGATCACCTATATCGGTCGTACTGTTTTTATAAATGGCGAGCCGTTAAAGCAGACATATATTGGTGCTTATAAGGGGAGTGATTCAGGTGCCAATATGGACGGTACTTCCGAGATTTCGGAAACCTTACCGTCCGGCAAAAAGCATATGATTTTGCTTGATAAAGATAAATATAGCCAAGATATGCAAACAGTTACCGTGCCGCCAGGGTATTATTTCATGATGGGCGATAACCGAGATTATTCAAATGACAGTCGATTCTGGGGCTTTGTCCCAGAGCAAAATATCAAGGGTAAAGCGTTTGGTATTTGGATGAATTGGGATGACGGTGTTCACTTTGGACGCATTGGGAAAGGGATTGATTAACAATGTCTGAACGCGAAAAGCAGGCAAAGTTAAAAAGACTTGCTAAAGCACTGGGTTACGACTACCAAGATATGGGCTATCTTGAAAGAGCGTTAACGCACCGTAGCGTTGGCGCTAAAAATAACGAGCGCTTGGAGTTTCTGGGTGATAGCTTAGTGAACTTCATGATTGCGGATGCACTTTTTCATCAGTTTGAAAAGATTTCTGAGGGTGACTTGAGCCGAATTCGCGCTTTTTTGGTTAAGGGTGAAACTCTCGCCAAAATTGGAAAAGAATACCAGTTGTCTGATTACTTGATGTTAGGCCCTGGTGAGCTGAAAAGCGGTGGTTATCGTCGAGAATCCATTATTGCCGATGCTGTCGAAGCGATTATTGCATCGGTTTATGAGGATGGTGGTTTAGAGCCTTGCCGGGATTTGGTTTCAAGATTGTATAAGAAACGCCTGGAAGAGCTTGAACCGGAAAAAGTCGGTAAAGACCCAAAGACACGTTTGCAGGAGTTTTTGCAGTCTCACCATCAGCAGCTACCTGAGTACAGCGTTATCAGTGTGAACGGTCCTGCTCATGCACAAGAATTTATTGTTAGTTGTTATGTTGCGCAGTTAAACCGAAAGTTTGAAGCAACAGCTACCAATAGAAGAAAAGCGGAACAGCTTGCCGCAGAACAGGCTCTTGACGTTCTGGAGAATCAATCATGAGTGATGAAAAGGATTTTAAAGCCGGTTTCGTTGCTGTAATCGGTCGCCCTAATGTCGGTAAATCGACTTTAATGAATACCCTTTTAGGGCAAAAGCTGAGTATCACTTCTCCTAAACCCCAAACAACGCGACACCGGATTCACGGTATTCACTCAACAGAAAATTATCAAATCGTTTTTGTCGATACACCAGGTATGCACTTGGGCGGGCAAAAGTCGATTAATCGTTATATGAATCGCGCGGCAAACAGTGCATTCGCAGATGTAGATGTAGTGTTGTTTGTTGTCGAAGCTGGGCGATGGACACAAGAAGACCAAGCCGTAGCGCAGAAGTGTCAGAACTTGGATATTCCGGTGATTGTCCTGGTAAATAAAATCGATAAGATGCAGCAGAAAGAAGTGTTGCTACCCTACCTGCAAAAGATTGCGGAAAAGATCGATTTTGATGAAGTTATTCCTGTTTCTGCTTATAAAAAATCCGGTATAGAGTTGATTGAAGCAGAAGTTTTGAAGCACTTACCAAACCAGCCTGCTATTTTCCCTGAAGATTACATTACGGATCGTTCTTCGCGCTTCCTAGCATCGGAAATTGTTCGTGAAAAGTTGATGCGTACATTGGGGGACGAAGTTCCTTATGGTGTGACTGTCGAGATTGAGAAATTTAAGTTCGATGAAGAAGAAGGTCGCTGGGTAATCCATGCATTAATTCTGGTTGAGAGACCGGGACAAAAGCAAATCGTTATCGGTAAGCAAGGGCAGCTGATCAAGCAGGTCGGTATTCAAGCTCGAAAGGATTTGATGAAGATGATGGATAGTCGCGTTCACCTTGAATTGTGGGTGAAGGTCAAAGAAAATTGGGCAGATGACGATCGTGCTCTGGCGAGTTTGGGTTATACCGACGAAATCAATTGACGGCTGAGAGGGTAGGCTTTGGCTTTAGAAATACAGCAGCAAGCCTATGTATTGCACAAAAGACCTTACCGTGAAACCAGCTTGTTGGTCACTTTTTTAACTGCGGAAAAAGGCCGCCAAAATGCGGTTGTGAAGGGTGTTCGTAGCAACTCTAAGTCTAGTCGTGTTAAGCAAGCTTGGTTGCAGCCATTTCAAAGTCTTAATATCAGTTGGGCGGAGCGTTCGGTACATCAATCCGACTTGGTTAACCTGAGATTATTGGAACCTGCATCAGTACGTTTCCCCTTAGTTGGCGATGCCAATATTTGCGGGCTATACCTGAATGAGCTGTTATATCGTCTGCTTTATCCTCGCGTGACCTCTGAATCCATTTTTGAAGATTATCAGCAAGCTTTGCTTGGTTTGGCAAGGGCACAAGACCGCAATGAGCAAGCGTGGGTATTACGACAATTCGAGTTTCAACTGTTGAATGACTTGGGCTATGGTTTTGATTTGTCCAGCGATGCGGCGGGTAATGAGATTGATGAAGGCAAGCAATATAAATTTGTACCGGAACTCGGTTTTGTTGAGCTTTCTGGGTTGGTTGAAATTCAAGGGACGACAATTTCGGGACGATGCATTTTGCGATTTTTGGCGGAAGATTATTCTCCGGACTGTGCGAATGCTATCAAACAATTTTTCAGACAGGTATTGGCCTATTACCTGGGAAATAAACCTATCCAAACCCGTGCGTTATTTCAGGGGAATTAGGTAAGTAAAATAGGTCTACACTGAGGTAAGAAGGAATAGAAATGAATCCGATTTATTTGGGATTGAATATTGATCATGTTGCAACCATTCGTCAGGCGAGAGGGACACGTTACCCGGATCCTGTCAAAGCAGCGTTGGATGCAGAAATGGCGGGTGCAGATAGTATCACGCTTCACTTGAGAGAAGATCGACGACATATCCAAGATGACGATGTGAGACGTATCAGTGAGTCGCGACAAACCAAAGTAAATTTAGAGATGGCCGCTACACCAGAGATGGTGGCTATTGCGTTGCAATATTGTCCTGAAGACGTCTGTTTGGTTCCGGAAAAACGTGAAGAGTTGACAACGGAAGGTGGTTTGGATGTCGCTTCTCAGCAACCATGGTTGACAGAGGTTTGTGGAAAGTTAGCGGCCAATAAAACGCGTGTTTCCTTATTCATTGACGCGGATGAAACTCAAATCAGAGCGGCAAAAGCGGTTGGCGCGCCTGTTATTGAAATTCATACCGGTACTTATGCGGAGTTGACCGACCCAACTGAAATTGCGGCTGAGCTGGAACGCATCAAACAGGCGACCGCCTTGGCAAAGTCTTTGGGGTTAGTGGTGAATGCAGGGCACGGGCTTCATTATCACAATGTGCAAGCCATTGCCGCAATACAAGATATTGAAGAATTGAACATCGGTCATGCAATCATTGCTCAAGCAATGTTTTCAGGCTTGCCTGAAGCGGTGAGAGAGATGAAACGCATCATGGTCGAAAGCCGCCAATCTTACTTAGGTTGATGGCGGTTTGGCAGCAAGATGATTATCGGAATTGGAACAGATATTGTTGAAATTGAAAGAATCTCCTCTTTGTTAAACAAAAGAGGGGAGAGTTTTGCCCGTAGAATTTTGTCCAAAGTCGAAATGAAAGAGTTTGCAGCTCAGATGCACCCTGCTGTGTATCTTTCAAAGCGCTGGGCGGCAAAAGAGGCGATTGCAAAAGCTTTGGGTACAGGATTTACACAAGGTGTTTGCTTTTCCGAGATGACGGTCGGTCATACTGATCTAGGTCAACCACAAGTCCTTTTGCATGGCAAAACACTTGAACATTCCGAGTCACGTCAAATAACCGACTGGTCAATCAGTATTAGTGATGAAAAGCACTACGCGATTGCATTTGTCGTTGCTGAAAGTCGATGAATGCGTTTCATTGAAAATATCTCTGAAGGATTCCGCTTACACTTTTCGATAAGATTTAATACAATGCAATCTATGAATCGATTAATGATTGTTTTTGTAAGAAAAATCTGCCAGGTTGGGGTGTTTGCTTTCGCATGGTTCTCGGCAAATGTTTATGCCGCAGTACCTGAGCCAACAACACTATCAAAAGGTATTGAACCGACAAGTTATTTCGGTCAAATCCTCGTATCCCTCGCTTTTATTATTTTGGTTATCTTTGCAGGTGCATGGATGCTGAAACGTTTAGGTAAAGTCAATGGCTTGGTTAGCAAGGATATGCGTGTTCTTGGTAATATGGCGGTTGGACAGAGAGAACGAATTTTGCTGCTACAAGTTGGTAAAGAGCAGTTATTGATTGGCGTCACTTCGAGCCGAATCTCCCTGTTACATGAGTTGAAAGAACCGATTGATGTGCAAGAGTCGGCTCCGATGAATAATGCCTTTGCCCAACGGCTTCAAGAAGCCCTAGCCAATAGAAAAAAGCTGGAAAATGACTAAACGATTACCTTTCTTACTATTTGTTTTTACCCTTCTATTTCCGATGATTGCGGGCGCTGACCCAGGTATTCCAGCTTTTACTGTTCAAACGGATGCGCAAGGTAACCAAGACTATACCTTAACGATTCAAATTCTATTGTTGATGACAGGTTTGACGTTGTTACCGGCAGCGTTGATTGCCATGACTTCGTTCTTAAGAATCATTGTGGTGCTTGCGCTATTGAGGCAGGCGTTAGGGGTTCAGTCGACACCTTCTAACCAAGTGTTGATTGGTTTAGCCTTGTTTTTGACCTTGTTTATCATGTCTCCGGTGCTTGATAAAATTTATAAAGATGCCGTAACGCCGTATTTGAATGAGCAAATCAAATTCAAAGAAGCGCTTGATATTGGCGCAAAACCCTTGCATCAATTTATGATTGAGCAAACGCGAGAGGCGGATTTGGGAATGTTTGCCCAAATGGCGGATGTCGAGTTGAAAGATCCACAGACCGTACCCTTTAAAGTTTTGATTCCAGCATTTATGACCAGTGAGTTGAAAACAGCCTTTCAAATAGGGTTTATGATCTTTATTCCTTTCCTAATCATAGATTTGGTGGTCGCGACGTTGTTGATGGCGATGGGGATGATGATGTTGTCACCGATGATTATTTCGTTGCCCTTTAAGATCATGCTGTTTGTTTTGATTGATGGTTGGGCTTTGATTATGGGAACTTTGGCGAATAGTTTTGTCGTCGCAGGAGGTAGTTGATGACACCTGAATTTGTATTGACGCTTGGTCAAAGAATGTTGGAAGTGGTCGCGATGCTTTCCGTACCACTGTTATTGCCAGCGCTTGCTGTCGGTTTGTTGGTAGGGATGTTTCAGGCCGCAACGCAAATCAACGAAATGACTTTGAGCTTTATCCCTAAGGTTGCCGCAGTAGGGGTGGTTCTAGTAGTAGGCGGTCCGTGGATGTTGACGACGTTGATTTCTTTTACTAAAGAGCTTTTCCAAAACATTCCAGCCTTGATTGGTTAGCGCCATGCTGACGTTCAACTACGATGATTTTCTTCGACTTCTAGGCCTGTATTTCTGGCCGTTTGTCCGTATTACTGGCATGCTCATGCTTATGCCATTATTTTCCGCAAGCTATGTTTCCGTCAATATCCGCTTGATGCTCGCGGTCTTTATCACTCTGGCGGTCGCGCCTTCGTTGCCGCTTCCAGCTCCAATTGATCCTTTTACCTGGCATGGTGTGCTACTGATTGTGCAGCAATTTGGTATT
This portion of the Hydrogenovibrio marinus genome encodes:
- a CDS encoding chemotaxis protein CheW; protein product: MSESKKDFLTFKLSKEDYAVEINRVQEIRGWQEPSPLPNVPAFVKGVIDLRGEVVPILDLRERFHLKVSYNATTVVIVVNVTTKNGERVVGFVVDAVSDVHQFDLNKVQPAPDVAAIDNQFMMGLTTIIEKNHASNSMGSNQSEDNAADKKRMVILIDIDKLASDGMLEQISNNVDNLPLQNG
- the nadB gene encoding L-aspartate oxidase — translated: MTSAFKQQTDILVIGSGIAGLSIALKLARHYRVTVVAKAALQEGSTQHAQGGIAAVLDPFDSVESHIKDTLEAGAGLCEEDAVRLVTTKGTPAIYELIELGVPFSKDTTSDDYHLTQEGGHSHRRVIHAADHTGKSVAETLIERVSENPNITLLPEHMTVDLILNSDRSECLGSYVLDKNTNKVEAVLAHYTVLATGGASKTYLYTSNPDTSTGDGIAMAWRAGCTIANMEFNQFHPTCLYHPQDRSFLISEAVRGEGGILKLPNGHAFMSEYDPRADLAPRDIVARAIDQEMKRHGIDCVYLDISHRPADFIIHHFPTIYARCLKVGIDITKEPIPVVPAAHYTCGGIKTDLNGKTDLKRLFAIGETAYTGLHGANRLASNSLVEGLVFAETAYEWIEVHFEPVSSETFFCVKNWDTSFVTQAKEKVLISHDWDELRRLMWDYVGIVRTNKRLNRALKRIRILKQEVREYFYAHTLTSDLLELRNLTEVAELMVRSAIKRKESRGLHYNLDYPKTKPKAKPTFLKPKKKLPKTSAETKKK
- a CDS encoding SoxR reducing system RseC family protein, with the protein product MKNQNQIIQPFSFDAESAVYASQGKLVAVGTVVDEKEGKVWVVTESNTGCSGCSAESGCGTSALAKLFSPNNKAPLMLDNDLGAGVGDRILLSIVESDLFKHSMVAYGVPLLSMIVLAWIGLATTQEDVFSILGGVVGLGLGWWFAKCYYRPHLPKLEKIIQAQ
- a CDS encoding DegQ family serine endoprotease, translating into MFVNKHKFLSAKYFSAMWLAVLLSVSAVASAKMPMVSLPDFSVLAQQNSPVVVNISTTKHVSTVPQQFQGLPDEMLRRFFGIPEGQQPGTQERQVTSLGSGFIISSDGYILTNNHVVDGADDVVVKLSDRKELKAKIIGQDKRTDVAVLKVDATGLPVAKIGSSKDLKVGQWVLAIGEPFGLDYTVTHGIVSAIGRALPDDTYVPFIQTDVPINPGNSGGPLFNMKGEVVGINSQIYSNSGGSMGLSFSIPIDIAMSVAEQLKEKGHVTRGFLGVSVQDVSGDLAKSFGLTIPKGALVAEAVKGTPAEKAGIQAGDIILAFNGQPIDKSADLPPIVGATPIGKKVKVKILRAGDIKYVTVVLKPLDKFGGNAGGDNAVHIAALGVRVEMVDPKVLHKLNLPFGVRLVHVDNDGPADKAGLMKGDILVTVNFHSVESVNALEKITKDVPKDRAVPVRVVRGNRSIFLPVQFGK
- the lepA gene encoding translation elongation factor 4 — protein: MSVNIDHIRNFSIIAHIDHGKSTIADRFIHMCGGLTDREMAAQVLDSMDIERERGITIKAQSVTLHYKAENGQTYQLNFIDTPGHVDFSYEVSRSLAACEGALLVVDASQGVEAQTVANCYTAIEQGLEVLPVLNKIDLPAAEPERVVDEIEEIIGIEAHDAVQASAKSGIGIKETLEQIVQKVPAPTGNVDAPLKALIIDSWFDNYLGVVSLVRVVDGRIGKKMKMKICSTKEEYMVDQVGIFTPKHTPTDFLSAGEVGFVIAGIKDIDGAPVGDTITLAGNDVAPLPGFKPVQPRVFAGLFPISSEDYEDLREALRKLRLNDAALHFEPESSDALGFGFRCGFLGMLHMEIIQERLEREYDLDLITTAPTVVYEVLTKSGDIIKVDNPSSLPEVSSIDEIREPIIQANILVPNEYVGAVMKLCLEKRGIQKNMQYAGNQVSLTYEMPLNEVVLDFFDRLKSTSRGYASMDYEFKRFQADDLVKLEFMINGEGVDALAIIVHRSTAVQRGKVLIEKLKDIIPRQMFDVAIQAAIGAKIIGRTNVKALRKNVTAKCYGGDVSRKKKLLQKQKEGKKRMKAIGSVELPQEAFLAVLNTSED
- the lepB gene encoding signal peptidase I is translated as MSFELILVIATAITGAIAYVDKLVWKPKRDRSVTTESEPLIVEYSRSLFPVFLVVLVLRSFVVEPFRIPSGSMYPTLEIGDFIVVNKFAYGLKLPVTQTKIVPIGEPKRGDVVVFKYPKDPDVDYIKRVIGLPGDKITYIGRTVFINGEPLKQTYIGAYKGSDSGANMDGTSEISETLPSGKKHMILLDKDKYSQDMQTVTVPPGYYFMMGDNRDYSNDSRFWGFVPEQNIKGKAFGIWMNWDDGVHFGRIGKGID
- the rnc gene encoding ribonuclease III; its protein translation is MSEREKQAKLKRLAKALGYDYQDMGYLERALTHRSVGAKNNERLEFLGDSLVNFMIADALFHQFEKISEGDLSRIRAFLVKGETLAKIGKEYQLSDYLMLGPGELKSGGYRRESIIADAVEAIIASVYEDGGLEPCRDLVSRLYKKRLEELEPEKVGKDPKTRLQEFLQSHHQQLPEYSVISVNGPAHAQEFIVSCYVAQLNRKFEATATNRRKAEQLAAEQALDVLENQS